The genomic window CCTTGGCGAGTGTTCCTACCCGACTCCCCCGACCATGTCCCAGAGTGCCTTGCTGTGACCCTGTCTCAGAGGAAGTCGATCCTGAATGTGAGTGACTTCTTTCCTTCAGGCTCCCTGACGACCTCTGGTACCAGCATCGCAACTCTTCAGACACAGCtgccctcccccctcctccgcCTCCACCACCCTCTCGCCCCAATGACGGAGTCCGTACGATCTGGGAGCGGGACGGCGTGAGTCGACCgctcccttctcctccttcctctcctccccagGCCTCCTTGTACAGTCCCCCGGCCGTGTAGGAGCTAGAGGTCTTGAACTGGGCCTTCACGCTGTAGTGGCCCTCCTGATCGCTCTCCAGGCTTCGCACCACCACCGGGTTGGGGCTGCCCTCCACGTACAGTGGGTACTCTTTGATGCGGTACTGGGAGGAGGGTTGGCTCTGGCTGTGGAGGTAGACTCCATGGTGTCCTCCTCCTATCCCACCTCCACCAGAGCCTCCACCAGAGCCGTTCTTAGCAGCCAGGTTTGGCATGGAGCCAGAGTTAGAGGACCCCAGATGACCTGCAGACCTGGAAATAGAACACATGCATCAACCTTATAGGACTGTTTATTTCTAAACAGAGTTATTACAAAATAAGAAGTGCCTTTTCTTGCCCCTCCACCCTTACCTGTGCCTTTGCCTCTGCCTCTGCCTCGCTTTGGAAGGTGAGTCCTCTCCCAGGGTAGAGTAGTTGGGATTGCTGCCAGGGGCCAGGGGTCCACCAGAGGGGTAGTAATGCTCTGAGCTGCTCTGGCTGGTGCAGGATGAGCAGTCATCCAATGGGTCAGAGCCATTGGAGCTACGTGTTGGGCCCAAGAAGAAGTCAGGGCTGCCCAGTGTGCCcagggtgtgtgggtgtgtgtcggCATCTGACACCAACAGTTTGCCCTGAGACTCAAGGCTAGAGCTGCGGTTCCTAAAGTGCTGAGCGAGACTGTGCAGACGTGTGGGACTGATGTCCACTGAcctgaaaaatgttgaatgagAAGGGCTGAGCTTGAAGAGATCTTCAGTATAAATGGAACTGTAAATCTAATAGCCAAGGGCCCAAGTGATTTTTTATACAAGACAAAACCTACTTGCACTTAGTTTAGATAatgcaaaaagagagaaagattgagGAAACACAGAAGAGGAAGCCCTTTTAGCCCATTCCAGTGGTCATGTACATAGAACCAGAAGTGGGAGCTATTACTGAACATTTCCTCAGCTAATCTGTGATGTTTGCCAAAGTAACACAAGTCTTGAATAACAAGTAAACAACTGATTATAAAGACTGACCTAGTGGAATGTACGTAATGTGGGGTCCTTGTCCTCAGGTCTGGGGTCGACGGCATGCTGGACTGAGAACTCCAGTGAGGAAGGCTCCTGATGGGGCTGTTCTGCAGAGAGTTACTCCCCCCTGCTTCAGCACTGCCGGAGCTTGGGAAACGCCTGTGACTTGACAGAGAGGCAAGTAAGagcattatttaaaataaatatgattatttatacTCCTTTCACATAGGCAATCTATGTATGATGTGCTGTTGATTTTAGTTGTAGAGTTAGATGAATTAGATGAATTTCACTTGAGATGactaaacaatattttaaatgcaaatgtagTTGTTTAGGTTGTGGGCAGCCTCACACATATACTACACTAAATAATACTTCAGACAAACTCCCTCATACCTGGAGTGAGAGGAGCGTTTCTTGATTTTTTCATAGGGCTCATCCAGTGATGATTCGCTCCACATTTTGGGTTTAATGGGCGATTTATCATAGTCAGAGCGTGTGTAGTGCAGGTGTCTCAGGCCATCCAGGGACTGCGGTGGAGGAGGCCGACTGTGAGATGGTGGCCGAGGGGGGAGGCCCTTGTGAGGTGATCCCACTGGGGAGAAGGTGGGAGTACCTGTAACTTGAGGATCATCTGGAACCAAGAAATGATTGGATTAATTAACACTCTTTGAGTCATTTAATTACCTTTTTATTATGAGGGAGCAGAGTTAATTAAGAAGTTAATATGACTCACCATCATCCAAGACCAGTGCATCAGACAGTGAACTGTCTTCAGAGCCAATATTGGCCTCTATAGGACAAACAAATGGTATAATTACAAAATATTGTTAAAGTTTCAGACTGTCAAAAAGCAACTAATTTGGAACTTGTCAGCTTTACTAGCCAATATGTGGATTTCTATTACTCCTCTAAACAGCATCTGTATGTGGACTCAAACTACAGTTCAAAGAAATAGAGATATGAGGACAAATTGATTTTCCTGTAGCAGTGGTTGGAGTATACTGGTACCTTCAATGATAAGTGACGCCCTCTGCGTAGGCTTCTTGCCAGATCGGACCCGGTACTCATTGATAGAGTTTTCAATTTCCTGGAGCTTCTTCAGTGCGTTCAGATAAGAAGTCTTCCTCTGTTTCTTCAGCTTCTTACTGCTCACATGAGGATCGCTGGCAAGACGCCTGGCTGCTTCCGTAATCTGGGACTGAATGGCAAACTCCCTCTCCAAACGCTCCAGCTCCTCTTCCTGagataagcacacacacacaaacataagaGCAAATTCGAAGCAGCACAAGCACAGAAATACCGGCTTTGCTCGCAGTTTTAGAAACAAATACCTACACGTGCAATCCAAAAACAACAAGTGTTTCTTTTGCAGACACATATTCACACTGTAACTCTCCCATGCAACGTATTTGGACAAAGCCTTGCCAGAGAAAACACACTGCGGAAGTCATTTATCTGTGTTGCAGGCAGCTTCACATTTTCTCACCACTGAATATTCTCTATTGAGACACACTGCCCCCCAATAATAACAGCTCTCCATCaatccatcctctcctcctttacATTTCTCTAGGGATGTCTTAAACTTGGTACAAGTTTATTGCATAATATGTGTTTACTGCGCTgtgaaatgtgtatgtgtacactGCAAAATATAGTATTGCTACTATTATGGTATCGTATAAACTTGTGACTGTGATTATAGACAAGGAAATAAACACATGTCAATCCTGTGACACACACTGTGACAGCCTGCTTGTAATGTGGGCATTCATATATGTGAGAACACACATGATTTCACTTCCCTCTGGAGGGACACAGTCATGATGTATTCACTTGGGTTGACATCTTACTGGGCTACCTCAGTTCTGAGGAATTCCTCTCACTCACAGTTCCTTCACACTACTGCTCAAGGGGcttctgtttctttgtgtgaaTGAGTTTGAGGAGTTGAGTATAGATTAAGAAACAACTTTCTGCTTGCAAGGCAGTTTAGTGATATTGTGTCCCTGCCTGGATCCTTTTCAAAGCATGCAACCTCAGCAGCACACATCCACATGCGCATGCTTGCACACATACAGGCGCACACACAATCCTACTATCACCACTTCCTGTGGTGAAAATGCTGCCAGACTATTTTTAGAAGTTCTGCTGCTCTGGAAAATCTACCCGTGGCACAAAAAGACAGCAAAAGAAAGATGCAGGACTACTTTCAGAAGGTCCAAGAGGTCTCAGACTGtcttttcagtgtttcttttgcTTACCTAACAAATGAGTATGGCTCAGTTAACTTCTATCAATCATTATCCCATACCATAATGTGGGTATCACAGATGAGGTTTTAAACACTTTATCCTGAACAACCTTTGATCTGTACTGTATGACATAACGACCTTTTAAACACAAATTTTGATCTATAATCtgttaataaatgaatcattaacATTACAGCTGGCTTAGGGTGGATTTACACTATTAATAGACATGAATTGCACTCTGTATGCTGATTACTGCAGCACAGTACCAGACGCAGGTACTCgttgtattgtgtatttatttcaaacagTGAAACCACCAGATAACCTTGTGTTTCTATTTCATTGGACAAAGTGCAACGGTGGAGAACTGAGAGCTGGGGCTTCACCTCTCCCTTTGGAAGAATTTTCTGCTCGTCCAGTTTAAATGCGGTACCAATTTTCCTTCTCACTGTGGGTGGTTCCTCTCCTGGATCAAGTGGATATTCCTTGGGAAGTTTTCCTGTCAGCTCCTAGACAAGATTAAAAAGGACAATGgtaaatacagataaaaaagaAGAGCAAGAAAGCACTGTGGTTTTCAAAACTTTTTGCCAAATCTGTGTTTTCTCATACCGCTTCTCTGATACAGATGCTCTTGAGTTCCTCTAGTCTCTGTCTTAGTGTTTCTTCCAGAGCATCCTGCCTGGCCCTCAGTGCTGCCAGCATGTCCTTCTTTGCTGTCTGGGAGCTGTCTGATTCCTGAGAGCCTGGAGGGTCCAGACAACACACAAAGTAAAGAGTCAGGAGCATGTCAGTTTGTGAATGTTTGGAGTCTGGGGTCTTGTTCTTTTGAGGCAGACCGCAGAGGAGAGGGTGAGATTGTGCGTGCACCTGCATGCCTCACAGGATGTTTACAGGGAAGTGAATGGAACGTTTCGATAAGGAAACTGAGTATtagtggtgtgtttgtgtgagcgtTTCAAGGAAGGGGCAGTTTAGGACAAAGTGTGTGACGCACAATCTCCAAGACCATGAGATGGTGCCAGTCTTGTTTGCAACACGCCTCGTTGAAAACAACACATGCActtccccccacacacactttatgTTGCTCTCTGTTGCACTCTCAGTGGCCTTATGTGTACTCAAACatagcaacaacaaaaatcaaaccACTTATTTCACTTAACTTTTTATGTTTCTGAACTTTTAGTTTTGAAGGTACACAAAGCATTACTAACCAACTGATCTTACTgctaaaacacattcaaataagCTGATGTTAAATCTCCACATTTCTGTAGGGGGAAGGGTTTCAAACATCTAGATGTTAGTATAGCCTCACTCATTCAAGGATCATAGATATGTTATCACATTATCAACAGCATATTTATGTTGCTGGACAAAGATGGCCTCCAATCAGCAGTGGATCATGACCACAATGACACAACAACAAGAAGACAAGTgataagacagacagataaGACAGAGACACTCTGTTTGATATGTGGTGGAACTAGAGGAGAACAGGGAggggagaaaagacagagataaAGGGAAAGGAGAGGGGAGATATGTGTATCTATGTTGAGAAAAGGGAGTTAGAGGAAGTAACGGATCAGATCTGGAGTATTAGCTGCAGAGCAATGAAAATTAGGAGAGCATGCAGGACATTTTTGCTGGAAGGCATTCCTGGTTCCTAACAACAGTAATTGATTCAGTAAGgtgaaatatacataaatagCTGACCCCACAgtcatgcacagacacacattctttctctcttcaaagGCCTTCAAATAACTCTTAAATGATGTTGGCTTGGTCTAGTGCATGTTATTTTATAAGGGAATAACGAAGCAGTAGATAACAAGGTTTCAGTACCTAAGCTTCTCCTGAATCTAATTTAATCTACTCCATTTTCTAGCATGCAACAAACTTTACATGGCTGGGTTTAAAAGGGCAGTTTCCTCTCCATTCTAATTTTGGTTCGTGTAAAAATCTTACTGTCAAACTCATTATTTGTTAAACACAGATAAGCATTGTTTTAAATGCTGTGGTAAACTTGTAAACTGACCTATTGCCCTTTTCATTCTATCACCCACTAAATTTAGAGGCACTAGCCTCTGGAGGATGAGTCTGTGTGACATGGAGGCTGGGTGGGAGTTGTGTTCTATACATGCATAAAGACAGTGGGTGTGGTgcaagtacagtatgtgtgtgagaacatTCAGCACAGAATCAATGGCCTCTCTCCAGAAGcagctgtttctgtctgtcCAGTTGTCAATGAACCCCCCCCTGCCGCCATCaccacacatgcaaacacaaagactaatgcacacacatatcaatctttctctcttccGGTCAtagtctctcttttttctctccctaaAACACAccctctcttacacacacacacacacacacacacacacacacacacacacacacacacacacacacacacacacacacacacacacacacacacacacacacacgcatactgACCTGAGGAGAGCAGACTACCACTGCTGCCACTGATAATCTTGCCCTTGCTGCCCATGTTGGCCAGTTTGGAGGTCTTCAGTGTTCCTGTTTCTGTAAGGTCTATTGCGATCTCACTCAAACTCCGTGCTGCATGGATCTTCGACTGGacacacaaaaatggaaaagtgTTTGTCAAAGCACATCATTACTGTTGTTGACCATGAATGCTGAGTTTCTATTTAGTATCTCGTACATTTCTAATCATGTCTGTAGTAAGTCAGTTTTAAGTGTGTCTGTGGTGGGACTGACTGACCTTGCTCTGTTTGCG from Scomber scombrus chromosome 6, fScoSco1.1, whole genome shotgun sequence includes these protein-coding regions:
- the frmd4a gene encoding FERM domain-containing protein 4A isoform X2 yields the protein MVVQGAVTPGRTRRLMLKLPVGTLRRNSGERMTEGRRCQVHLLDDRKLELLVQPKLMAKDLLDLVASHFNLKEKEYFGIAYTDETGHFSWLQLDRRVLEHEFPKKSGPIVLYFCVRFYIESISYLKDNATIELFFLNAKSIIYKELIEVDSDVVFELASFILQEAKGDFTSNDATRSDLKKLPALPTQALKEHPSLAYCEDRVIEHYKKLSGQSRGQAIVNYMSIVESLPTYGVHYYAVKDKQGIPWWLGLSYKGIFQYDHQDKVKPRKVFQWRQLENLYFREKKFSVEVHDPRRASVTRRTFGHSGIAVHTWYACPALIKSIWAMAISQHQFYLDRKQSKSKIHAARSLSEIAIDLTETGTLKTSKLANMGSKGKIISGSSGSLLSSGSQESDSSQTAKKDMLAALRARQDALEETLRQRLEELKSICIREAELTGKLPKEYPLDPGEEPPTVRRKIGTAFKLDEQKILPKGEEEELERLEREFAIQSQITEAARRLASDPHVSSKKLKKQRKTSYLNALKKLQEIENSINEYRVRSGKKPTQRASLIIEEANIGSEDSSLSDALVLDDDDPQVTGTPTFSPVGSPHKGLPPRPPSHSRPPPPQSLDGLRHLHYTRSDYDKSPIKPKMWSESSLDEPYEKIKKRSSHSSHRRFPSSGSAEAGGSNSLQNSPIRSLPHWSSQSSMPSTPDLRTRTPHYVHSTRSVDISPTRLHSLAQHFRNRSSSLESQGKLLVSDADTHPHTLGTLGSPDFFLGPTRSSNGSDPLDDCSSCTSQSSSEHYYPSGGPLAPGSNPNYSTLGEDSPSKARQRQRQRHRSAGHLGSSNSGSMPNLAAKNGSGGGSGGGGIGGGHHGVYLHSQSQPSSQYRIKEYPLYVEGSPNPVVVRSLESDQEGHYSVKAQFKTSSSYTAGGLYKEAWGGEEGGEGSGRLTPSRSQIVRTPSLGREGGGGGGGGRAAVSEELRCWYQRSSGSLKERSHSHSGSTSSETGSQQGTLGHGRGSRVGTLAKGSPAASPHSQRSMTPSSEHAATPTPPCSPQHILNWQSGSFSDSCFLNSPLCSELADVQWYGHDKAKPGTLV
- the frmd4a gene encoding FERM domain-containing protein 4A isoform X6, which translates into the protein MVVQGAVTPGRTRRLMLKLPVGTLRRNSGERMTEGRRCQVHLLDDRKLELLVQPKLMAKDLLDLVASHFNLKEKEYFGIAYTDETGHFSWLQLDRRVLEHEFPKKSGPIVLYFCVRFYIESISYLKDNATIELFFLNAKSIIYKELIEVDSDVVFELASFILQEAKGDFTSNDATRSDLKKLPALPTQALKEHPSLAYCEDRVIEHYKKLSGQSRGQAIVNYMSIVESLPTYGVHYYAVKDKQGIPWWLGLSYKGIFQYDHQDKVKPRKVFQWRQLENLYFREKKFSVEVHDPRRASVTRRTFGHSGIAVHTWYACPALIKSIWAMAISQHQFYLDRKQSKSKIHAARSLSEIAIDLTETGTLKTSKLANMGSKGKIISGSSGSLLSSGSQESDSSQTAKKDMLAALRARQDALEETLRQRLEELKSICIREAELTGKLPKEYPLDPGEEPPTVRRKIGTAFKLDEQKILPKGEEEELERLEREFAIQSQITEAARRLASDPHVSSKKLKKQRKTSYLNALKKLQEIENSINEYRVRSGKKPTQRASLIIEEANIGSEDSSLSDALVLDDDDPQVTGTPTFSPVGSPHKGLPPRPPSHSRPPPPQSLDGLRHLHYTRSDYDKSPIKPKMWSESSLDEPYEKIKKRSSHSRRFPSSGSAEAGGSNSLQNSPIRSLPHWSSQSSMPSTPDLRTRTPHYVHSTRSVDISPTRLHSLAQHFRNRSSSLESQGKLLVSDADTHPHTLGTLGSPDFFLGPTRSSNGSDPLDDCSSCTSQSSSEHYYPSGGPLAPGSNPNYSTLGEDSPSKARQRQRQRHRSAGHLGSSNSGSMPNLAAKNGSGGGSGGGGIGGGHHGVYLHSQSQPSSQYRIKEYPLYVEGSPNPVVVRSLESDQEGHYSVKAQFKTSSSYTAGGLYKEAWGGEEGGEGSGRLTPSRSQIVRTPSLGREGGGGGGGGRAAVSEELRCWYQRSSGSLKERSHSHSGSTSSETGSQQGTLGHGRGSRVGTLAKGSPAASPHSQRSMTPSSEHAATPTPPCSPQHILNWQSGSFSDSCFLNSPLCSELADVQWYGHDKAKPGTLV
- the frmd4a gene encoding FERM domain-containing protein 4A isoform X4, with the protein product MVVQGAVTPGRTRRLMLKLPVGTLRRNSGERMTEGRRCQVHLLDDRKLELLVQPKLMAKDLLDLVASHFNLKEKEYFGIAYTDETGHFSWLQLDRRVLEHEFPKKSGPIVLYFCVRFYIESISYLKDNATIELFFLNAKSIIYKELIEVDSDVVFELASFILQEAKGDFTSNDATRSDLKKLPALPTQALKEHPSLAYCEDRVIEHYKKLSGQSRGQAIVNYMSIVESLPTYGVHYYAVKDKQGIPWWLGLSYKGIFQYDHQDKVKPRKVFQWRQLENLYFREKKFSVEVHDPRSRASVTRRTFGHSGIAVHTWYACPALIKSIWAMAISQHQFYLDRKQSKSKIHAARSLSEIAIDLTETGTLKTSKLANMGSKGKIISGSSGSLLSSGSQESDSSQTAKKDMLAALRARQDALEETLRQRLEELKSICIREAELTGKLPKEYPLDPGEEPPTVRRKIGTAFKLDEQKILPKGEEEELERLEREFAIQSQITEAARRLASDPHVSSKKLKKQRKTSYLNALKKLQEIENSINEYRVRSGKKPTQRASLIIEEANIGSEDSSLSDALVLDDDDPQVTGTPTFSPVGSPHKGLPPRPPSHSRPPPPQSLDGLRHLHYTRSDYDKSPIKPKMWSESSLDEPYEKIKKRSSHSSHRRFPSSGSAEAGGSNSLQNSPIRSLPHWSSQSSMPSTPDLRTRTPHYVHSTRSVDISPTRLHSLAQHFRNRSSSLESQGKLLVSDADTHPHTLGTLGSPDFFLGPTRSSNGSDPLDDCSSCTSQSSSEHYYPSGGPLAPGSNPNYSTLGEDSPSKARQRQRQRHRSAGHLGSSNSGSMPNLAAKNGSGGGSGGGGIGGGHHGVYLHSQSQPSSQYRIKEYPLYVEGSPNPVVVRSLESDQEGHYSVKAQFKTSSSYTAGGLYKEAWGGEEGGEGSGRLTPSRSQIVRTPSLGREGGGGGGGGRAAVSEELRCWYQRSSGSLKERSHSHSGSTSSETGSQQGTLGHGRGSRVGTLAKGSPAASPHSQRSMTPSSEHAATPTPPCSPQHILNWQSGGTADSSPTEDVCQSPPQPGSDA
- the frmd4a gene encoding FERM domain-containing protein 4A isoform X5, with the protein product MVVQGAVTPGRTRRLMLKLPVGTLRRNSGERMTEGRRCQVHLLDDRKLELLVQPKLMAKDLLDLVASHFNLKEKEYFGIAYTDETGHFSWLQLDRRVLEHEFPKKSGPIVLYFCVRFYIESISYLKDNATIELFFLNAKSIIYKELIEVDSDVVFELASFILQEAKGDFTSNDATRSDLKKLPALPTQALKEHPSLAYCEDRVIEHYKKLSGQSRGQAIVNYMSIVESLPTYGVHYYAVKDKQGIPWWLGLSYKGIFQYDHQDKVKPRKVFQWRQLENLYFREKKFSVEVHDPRRASVTRRTFGHSGIAVHTWYACPALIKSIWAMAISQHQFYLDRKQSKSKIHAARSLSEIAIDLTETGTLKTSKLANMGSKGKIISGSSGSLLSSGSQESDSSQTAKKDMLAALRARQDALEETLRQRLEELKSICIREAELTGKLPKEYPLDPGEEPPTVRRKIGTAFKLDEQKILPKGEEEELERLEREFAIQSQITEAARRLASDPHVSSKKLKKQRKTSYLNALKKLQEIENSINEYRVRSGKKPTQRASLIIEEANIGSEDSSLSDALVLDDDDPQVTGTPTFSPVGSPHKGLPPRPPSHSRPPPPQSLDGLRHLHYTRSDYDKSPIKPKMWSESSLDEPYEKIKKRSSHSSHRRFPSSGSAEAGGSNSLQNSPIRSLPHWSSQSSMPSTPDLRTRTPHYVHSTRSVDISPTRLHSLAQHFRNRSSSLESQGKLLVSDADTHPHTLGTLGSPDFFLGPTRSSNGSDPLDDCSSCTSQSSSEHYYPSGGPLAPGSNPNYSTLGEDSPSKARQRQRQRHRSAGHLGSSNSGSMPNLAAKNGSGGGSGGGGIGGGHHGVYLHSQSQPSSQYRIKEYPLYVEGSPNPVVVRSLESDQEGHYSVKAQFKTSSSYTAGGLYKEAWGGEEGGEGSGRLTPSRSQIVRTPSLGREGGGGGGGGRAAVSEELRCWYQRSSGSLKERSHSHSGSTSSETGSQQGTLGHGRGSRVGTLAKGSPAASPHSQRSMTPSSEHAATPTPPCSPQHILNWQSGGTADSSPTEDVCQSPPQPGSDA
- the frmd4a gene encoding FERM domain-containing protein 4A isoform X3, producing the protein MVVQGAVTPGRTRRLMLKLPVGTLRRNSGERMTEGRRCQVHLLDDRKLELLVQPKLMAKDLLDLVASHFNLKEKEYFGIAYTDETGHFSWLQLDRRVLEHEFPKKSGPIVLYFCVRFYIESISYLKDNATIELFFLNAKSIIYKELIEVDSDVVFELASFILQEAKGDFTSNDATRSDLKKLPALPTQALKEHPSLAYCEDRVIEHYKKLSGQSRGQAIVNYMSIVESLPTYGVHYYAVKDKQGIPWWLGLSYKGIFQYDHQDKVKPRKVFQWRQLENLYFREKKFSVEVHDPRSRASVTRRTFGHSGIAVHTWYACPALIKSIWAMAISQHQFYLDRKQSKSKIHAARSLSEIAIDLTETGTLKTSKLANMGSKGKIISGSSGSLLSSGSQESDSSQTAKKDMLAALRARQDALEETLRQRLEELKSICIREAELTGKLPKEYPLDPGEEPPTVRRKIGTAFKLDEQKILPKGEEEELERLEREFAIQSQITEAARRLASDPHVSSKKLKKQRKTSYLNALKKLQEIENSINEYRVRSGKKPTQRASLIIEEANIGSEDSSLSDALVLDDDDPQVTGTPTFSPVGSPHKGLPPRPPSHSRPPPPQSLDGLRHLHYTRSDYDKSPIKPKMWSESSLDEPYEKIKKRSSHSRRFPSSGSAEAGGSNSLQNSPIRSLPHWSSQSSMPSTPDLRTRTPHYVHSTRSVDISPTRLHSLAQHFRNRSSSLESQGKLLVSDADTHPHTLGTLGSPDFFLGPTRSSNGSDPLDDCSSCTSQSSSEHYYPSGGPLAPGSNPNYSTLGEDSPSKARQRQRQRHRSAGHLGSSNSGSMPNLAAKNGSGGGSGGGGIGGGHHGVYLHSQSQPSSQYRIKEYPLYVEGSPNPVVVRSLESDQEGHYSVKAQFKTSSSYTAGGLYKEAWGGEEGGEGSGRLTPSRSQIVRTPSLGREGGGGGGGGRAAVSEELRCWYQRSSGSLKERSHSHSGSTSSETGSQQGTLGHGRGSRVGTLAKGSPAASPHSQRSMTPSSEHAATPTPPCSPQHILNWQSGSFSDSCFLNSPLCSELADVQWYGHDKAKPGTLV
- the frmd4a gene encoding FERM domain-containing protein 4A isoform X1, which codes for MVVQGAVTPGRTRRLMLKLPVGTLRRNSGERMTEGRRCQVHLLDDRKLELLVQPKLMAKDLLDLVASHFNLKEKEYFGIAYTDETGHFSWLQLDRRVLEHEFPKKSGPIVLYFCVRFYIESISYLKDNATIELFFLNAKSIIYKELIEVDSDVVFELASFILQEAKGDFTSNDATRSDLKKLPALPTQALKEHPSLAYCEDRVIEHYKKLSGQSRGQAIVNYMSIVESLPTYGVHYYAVKDKQGIPWWLGLSYKGIFQYDHQDKVKPRKVFQWRQLENLYFREKKFSVEVHDPRSRASVTRRTFGHSGIAVHTWYACPALIKSIWAMAISQHQFYLDRKQSKSKIHAARSLSEIAIDLTETGTLKTSKLANMGSKGKIISGSSGSLLSSGSQESDSSQTAKKDMLAALRARQDALEETLRQRLEELKSICIREAELTGKLPKEYPLDPGEEPPTVRRKIGTAFKLDEQKILPKGEEEELERLEREFAIQSQITEAARRLASDPHVSSKKLKKQRKTSYLNALKKLQEIENSINEYRVRSGKKPTQRASLIIEEANIGSEDSSLSDALVLDDDDPQVTGTPTFSPVGSPHKGLPPRPPSHSRPPPPQSLDGLRHLHYTRSDYDKSPIKPKMWSESSLDEPYEKIKKRSSHSSHRRFPSSGSAEAGGSNSLQNSPIRSLPHWSSQSSMPSTPDLRTRTPHYVHSTRSVDISPTRLHSLAQHFRNRSSSLESQGKLLVSDADTHPHTLGTLGSPDFFLGPTRSSNGSDPLDDCSSCTSQSSSEHYYPSGGPLAPGSNPNYSTLGEDSPSKARQRQRQRHRSAGHLGSSNSGSMPNLAAKNGSGGGSGGGGIGGGHHGVYLHSQSQPSSQYRIKEYPLYVEGSPNPVVVRSLESDQEGHYSVKAQFKTSSSYTAGGLYKEAWGGEEGGEGSGRLTPSRSQIVRTPSLGREGGGGGGGGRAAVSEELRCWYQRSSGSLKERSHSHSGSTSSETGSQQGTLGHGRGSRVGTLAKGSPAASPHSQRSMTPSSEHAATPTPPCSPQHILNWQSGSFSDSCFLNSPLCSELADVQWYGHDKAKPGTLV